The following nucleotide sequence is from Nitrospira sp..
GATCCGATGCGTCGCTGGTTAAGCATTTTCAGTGGATTGTGAATGGCACTCCACTCCTTGGTGCGACGGACTATGAACTCAAACAACAATATTTAAAGCGAGGCGATTCTATCGCCGTTGAGGTCGTTGTTGCGGATGGTGAGTTAGAAAGTCTTCCCTATCGTACTGAGCCTGTTGTTGTGACCAATACTCCACCTCTCGTCACGAGCGTGACTATTGAAGCAGATCCCGCCTTGCCAGCAAGTGGTCTTCTTGCAAAGGTCGACGTTGTCGATCCTGATCGCGACGACCTCCACTACCTGTATCGGTGGTTGCGCAATGGAAAATTGGTACAAGAGGGAGAGGAGAATAGACTCGACACTGCAGGATTTAGCCGAAAAGATACGGTGGCGGTGGAGGTGATTATTCGGGATGAGGAGGTCGCTACGTTACCAGTCCGAGCCGCGCCTATTGTGCTGGGGAACTCGCCCCCTCGTATTACTTCAACCCCCGCTGCAGTTGGTGGCCGAGAAGTATATGAGTATGTGGTGCAGGCGGATGATCCGGAGAGGGATGCAATCACCTTTGTGTTGGAAACAGCCCCGCCGGGCATGACTATTGATCGGAACTCCGGGCGTATCAGCTGGAGACTGATCCCTGGACCAGCTGGAACACATCGGGTTAAAGTCCTGGCGGATGATGGACAAGGAGGGATGGCTTGGCAAGAATTTGAACTCACTATCCCATCTGCTTCTGATCTTGCCGTAGCCCCAACCTCTCGGGGGTAGTCTTCGTACGGTAGCCATCGGAATTCTTGCAGGCTTTTTGCGGCCTTGTTCCGGGCTTTCCGGTTTTGCTACAATCCAGCTTCGAGTCTGCTGAAAGGAGTTCTCATCCCAGGCGTGCGCAAGATCAAATTACCTGAAGATACCAACACGGCTGTTCTCTTTGGGCACCATGATCGCCACCTCAAGCTCATTGAGGAAGAGTTCGGGGTGCGGCTGTCGGCTCGCGGCGAGGAAGTGACTTCAGAAGGGCCCATTGCCGAGGTAAAGCAAGCGGAACGCCTGCTTCACGAACTTGCTGGACTGGTTAACGAAGGTTACGACCTCAAGCCGGATGATATAACCCACGCCCTGACGGCTGTCCGCCACAATCAAGACGTTCCGCTCAAGGACATCCTCGCGAGTTCTTCTCCCATCGTCACAAGAAAACGGTACATTGCGCCCAAGACTCCGACGCAGAAAAAGTATATCGATGCAATTGAAAAGCACGATATCGTGATCGGAATTGGTCCAGCCGGAACAGGGAAGACGTATCTGGCGATGGCGATGGCGGTCAATGCGTTGCTGAGAAAGGATGTGAATCGCATCATTCTCGCCCGCCCGGCTGTGGAAGCAGGAGAGAAGCTGGGTTATCTGCCTGGCGATATGTACGCCAAGGTTAATCCGTACCTCCGGCCTCTCTACGATGCCTTGTTCGATATGATGGATATGGAACGAGCCAACCGTTTGATCGAGCGAGGAGATATTGAAATTGCACCGCTTGCGTTTATGAGAGGACGTACCCTGAACGATTCCTTTGTGATTTTGGATGAAGCACAGAATGCGACCGCCGAGCAAATGAAGATGTTCCTCACCCGGTTGGGATTTCACTCAAAAGCTGTCGTGACCGGAGACATTACGCAGATTGACCTGCCGTCGGACCGAGCGTCCGGGCTTATCGAAGTAAGAGAGATTCTCAAGGGTATTCCCGGCATCGAGTTTGTGTACTTCAACGAGCGAGATGTCGTGCGTCACCGCCTCGTTCAAGAGATCATCAAGGCATATGATCGGCATGAGGCGGGTCAGCCGCCCTCCTCCCAGGCGCGCACTCATGAGTCTCCCTTCCGTGGGCATCGGTCCTCTCCTAAGAGTGTCCGTCCTTCCTCGACAGGCTCAATAGGCCAGTCTCATTAATGGTCGTTTTCATCGGTATGCGGCTTCGGACATGGCGCTTGCAGAGGGGCGCGCTGCGGAAGCTTGCGTGTCACGTGTTGGAGGGAGTCGGTGAACCCCAGGCTCTGCTGAGTCTGGAGATTGTCGGCGACGATCGAATGCGGCGACTGAATCGGATGTTTCGACGTCGTGATAAGACGACGGATGTTCTGGCCTTCGCCAGCCGGGAAGCGCCGGGCCCTCCTACGAGGTTGCTCGGCGACGTGGTGATCTCGCTCCCGCAGGCGATCCGGCAAGCCAGACGCCATCAGCATGGCTGTGATCGCGAGTTCGCCCTGCTTCTGATTCACGGTATTCTGCATCTGTGTGGCTATGACCATGAGCGGAGCCAGGCAGAGGCACGACGAATGGCTCGGCGCGAACGGGATCTCCTCAGGCGGATCAGTCCGATTCCGCCACTGATTACGAAGAGGGTCGAAAAGATGCCCAATCCAGGTAAGACACCTATGGATTCGGGCGATAGGGGAAGAGGTTAAGGTGGGGTGGTTTCAGAAACTTAGTGCAGGGTTGTCAAAAACACGTGATGCGGTGACCGGTCAGTTGGATCGGTTGCTGGGGCGGGCGGCTGATCCAGCGTTGCTCGATGAGCTTGAGGCGGCCTTGATCGGCGCGGATCTTGGAATGCCGGCGGTCGGCCGAATTATGGACCAACTCCGCACACAGATGCGTGGTGGAAACTTTTCTTCTGCCGACCGGGTCAAAGAGTTATTGCGACAGTCTCTGTTAGACATTCTCCTTCCAATCCAATCCTCCTCGCTCGAGCATATGGTAGCCCATGGGCCTCGACCTTTTGTGATTCTGGCAGTCGGCGTAAATGGCGTTGGAAAGACGACCACTGTGGCAAAGCTGACTCAGCGTTTTCGCCGGCAGGGGAAAACCCCGCTTCTCGTTGCGGCCGATACGTTCAGAGCCGCGGCTATCGATCAACTTCAAGTGTGGGCTGACCGTGTTCAGGTGGATCTGATCCGCCATAGACCGGGGGCGGACCCCGCCGCCGTGGCCTATGATGGGATGACGGCAGCCAAGGCGCGCGGCTCGGACGTGGTACTTATTGATACTGCGGGACGACTCCATACCAAAACCAACCTGATGGATGAACTGCGCAAGATCAAACGAGTCGTCGCGCAGGAGTGCTCGGGGGCGCCTCATGAGGTGCTGCTGGTGCTGGATGCGACCGTCGGGCAAAATGCTCTTGCGCAGGCCAAACAGTTTCATGAAGCCGTGGGTGTGACTGGAATTGCCTTGACGAAATTGGACGGCACCGCCCGTGGCGGCATCGTAGTGGCTATTGCTGAAGCCTTGAAGCTGCCAGTTCGATTGATAGGGGTCGGAGAATCGGTCGAAGACCTTCAGGATTTCAACGCGAAAGCCTTCGTCGACGCCTTATTCTGATGCCATCCCGGGTTCACTCGAACCCGCTTCCTCCGGTATTCTTGCAATTCCTTCTCATCATCGTAGGCCCATGTTAGGCTCCTTGCACGTTCCAGTTCAGAGAGCCGCGACAGTTCTATCAAGGGACGGCCATGAATCGGTTGCTGGTAATCGACGATGATCGACTGCACTGCGACCTTTTGCAGTTGGCATTGGTTCGATACGGTTATCAGGTGACGACGGCGATCCGTGGCGCGGACGGGGTTGCCCTATTCCGGCAGCATCATCCGGTCGTCACTCTCCTCGACTTACGAATGCCGGAGATGGATGGATTGACTGTGCTGCGGGAGATCCGCGCACTCGATCCTTGTGCCGGGGTGATCCTCCTAGGAGGAGGTGCGACCGAGGAGGAGGAGAATCGCGCGCGTGAGTTGCAGGTCACCGAGTTTTTTCGGAAAGGGCTTTCCCTGGATGTGCTCATTGCGATGGTGCAGCGAGTCGCGCAACGAGCCGGGATGGAGACGAAGTCGATGACTGGTTCATCGATCGACGAGATGGGACAAGCCAACTCTGAGCGCATTTTGGTGGTTGACGACGATGTCATGGCGAGAGATCTCTTGGTACGTTTCCTCTCGCTAAGGGGATATGACGTTCGTGGGGCTTATGATGGGCGAGAGGCGTTGCGCTTGATCAACGAGTCGCCCCCCGACTTGATCATTCTGGATCTGGCCATGCCGGAAGTGAATGGGGTTGAAGTGTTGCGCCATCTTTCAGAGAGCGGATATTCCGGCGGAACGATCATCCTGAGTGGCCATCAGAGCGACGCGTTACTTGCGGACGCCTGGGCGTTGGGGCCCCACGAGGTATTAGACAAACCGCTGGACCTGGAACGGGCTCTGATGACCATCCAGCTTGTGATGGTCTGTCGGGAGTGCTAAGCTTCACCTCCACGTTCAGTGGTCGGTGAAGGGTGAATTCCGTACAGCGACTCCTTTGTGTCGGCTTTGTGGCAGGGCTGGCGGCCCCGGCCCTGGTGTGCGCAGATCCAACCTCCTCTCCTGTATCAATCCAGCATCATCAGCTCGCTCTGGAACTGGTTCCCGAGAGCCATGCCCTCGCGGCGGTCGACCGAATCACGCTTAGCGGTGGGCGGCCCGGCGAAAGCGTCGTTTTTTCACTCGCGCCGACTCTGCAAGTCGATCGTATCGAGGACGTCACGCAGTGCCAGGGGGCCTGTGAGGCTGCTCCCTCCGTGTTGTTCGAACGAAGTGAGGGGGATGATAGGTCTGGTCTGAGGCCCTTGATCGCCACATTGCCGACGACGATGTCCCAGAACGGCTCCATGCAGTTGCGCATCGTCTACCGCGGCACGATCAATGATCCCCCGCGTGATCCCCGCCATCTCCGCTTCGTCACGCCGAGCGAAACCTCCGGGCATATCGGTCCGGAAGGGGTGTACTTGAGCAGCGAAAGCCAGTGGTATCCGGATGTGGAGGGCTCATTGGCCACGTACGACGTGGCTATCACTGTGCCGGAGGGGTGGACGGCAGTTACCCAAGGCTCGCCCCAACCCGATTCGACCCAATGGGTAGTTGCCAGTCGAAGCGAAGCCTTAACGGTCGTGGCCAACCGGTTTGTCGTCAAGACCCGATCATGGCGTGCCGCGTCCGGCCAAGCAATACAACTCGCCACCTACCTGTTTCCTGAGGAGGCGGCGCTGTCCGACGAGTACCTCGATGCGTCAGCTCGCTATTTGGACGCATATATTCCGATCCTCGGACCGTACCCCTTCTCACAGTTTGCCGTCGTCGAGAATTTTTTTCCCAGCGGGCTCGGTATGCCGTCATTTACGCTATTGGGCAGCGGCGTGATCAAGCGTCATTACATACAGCCCTATGCCCTTGGGCATGAAATTGTGCACTCCTGGATTGGAAACGGGGTGTTCAATCGAGTGAACGAGGGAAATTGGGTGGAGGGGTTGACCACCTATTTGGCCAACTATTACTACCATGAGCTTACGGGGGATCAGGCGCAAGCTCGTGAACAGCGACGTCACATGCTGCTGGGATATTCCGTGTACATTCGATCGGGCGATGATTACCCTGTGGAACGTTTCAGTCAAAAGCATGATGAAAAGGACAACGCCATCGGCTATCAGAAATCTGCCATGGTGTTTCATCTGCTCCGGCAGGAATTGGGTGATGCCACGTTTTGGCGCGGCATCCGGCAGCTCTCGGATCGATACCTTGGGAAGGTGGCGGGATGGAAGGAACTGGAGCGCCTCTTTGAAGAGGTGGCAGGCCTGGATTTGCGATGGTTTTTTGCGCAATGGATAGAGCGGGCTGGTGCGCCGGAATTGGCGATTACTGGGCTACAGCTGTATCCCCTGCATGGGACTGCCGGAGATCCCCGAACGATCGAGGCTGTCGTTCAGGTGCAGCAGGCGGGCGATGCCTATCAGGCGCCGGTCGATCTGGAATTCGAATTGGCGGGGGGGCGACGCCATGTGGTTCGGGTCCGGGTGCGTGAGGGACAGGATAGATGGGTGGTTCCGCTGTCGGAACGTCCGTTGGCCGTC
It contains:
- a CDS encoding PhoH family protein — translated: MRKIKLPEDTNTAVLFGHHDRHLKLIEEEFGVRLSARGEEVTSEGPIAEVKQAERLLHELAGLVNEGYDLKPDDITHALTAVRHNQDVPLKDILASSSPIVTRKRYIAPKTPTQKKYIDAIEKHDIVIGIGPAGTGKTYLAMAMAVNALLRKDVNRIILARPAVEAGEKLGYLPGDMYAKVNPYLRPLYDALFDMMDMERANRLIERGDIEIAPLAFMRGRTLNDSFVILDEAQNATAEQMKMFLTRLGFHSKAVVTGDITQIDLPSDRASGLIEVREILKGIPGIEFVYFNERDVVRHRLVQEIIKAYDRHEAGQPPSSQARTHESPFRGHRSSPKSVRPSSTGSIGQSH
- the ybeY gene encoding rRNA maturation RNase YbeY is translated as MRKLACHVLEGVGEPQALLSLEIVGDDRMRRLNRMFRRRDKTTDVLAFASREAPGPPTRLLGDVVISLPQAIRQARRHQHGCDREFALLLIHGILHLCGYDHERSQAEARRMARRERDLLRRISPIPPLITKRVEKMPNPGKTPMDSGDRGRG
- the ftsY gene encoding signal recognition particle-docking protein FtsY; this encodes MGEEVKVGWFQKLSAGLSKTRDAVTGQLDRLLGRAADPALLDELEAALIGADLGMPAVGRIMDQLRTQMRGGNFSSADRVKELLRQSLLDILLPIQSSSLEHMVAHGPRPFVILAVGVNGVGKTTTVAKLTQRFRRQGKTPLLVAADTFRAAAIDQLQVWADRVQVDLIRHRPGADPAAVAYDGMTAAKARGSDVVLIDTAGRLHTKTNLMDELRKIKRVVAQECSGAPHEVLLVLDATVGQNALAQAKQFHEAVGVTGIALTKLDGTARGGIVVAIAEALKLPVRLIGVGESVEDLQDFNAKAFVDALF
- a CDS encoding response regulator, which encodes MNRLLVIDDDRLHCDLLQLALVRYGYQVTTAIRGADGVALFRQHHPVVTLLDLRMPEMDGLTVLREIRALDPCAGVILLGGGATEEEENRARELQVTEFFRKGLSLDVLIAMVQRVAQRAGMETKSMTGSSIDEMGQANSERILVVDDDVMARDLLVRFLSLRGYDVRGAYDGREALRLINESPPDLIILDLAMPEVNGVEVLRHLSESGYSGGTIILSGHQSDALLADAWALGPHEVLDKPLDLERALMTIQLVMVCREC